The following are from one region of the Streptomyces changanensis genome:
- the pdxR gene encoding MocR-like pyridoxine biosynthesis transcription factor PdxR — protein MTDHRATSDAMAAFGTDLHLDIGGGTGLRAGLMDALREAVRSGRLAPGTRLPSSRTLAADLGVARNTVADAYAELVAEGWLTARQGSGTRVARRAALLPARRAQAGGTSPLPWQRARARARTGRPLHTLHPGTPDVGSFPRAEWLKAARRALADAPHDAFGYGDPRGRPELRAALAEYLARARGVHADPDRIVVCSGFVHGLMLVGGVLRARRVRDVAVESYGLDVHWRRLADAGLRTSPLPLDGRGTRTEALAEGATGRPGAVLITPAHQFPLGGALPPDRRAALVDWARASGGLVLEDDYDGEFRYDRQPVGALQGLDPDRVVYLGTASKSLAPGLRLGWMVLPPHLVDEVVAAKGDVEWAPGALDQLTLAKFLASGAYDRHVRSMRLRYRRRRDQLVTALAARAPGVRVSGIAAGLHAVLDLPPGTERPVLHAAALQGLALQGLHAFRHPAATTTRDGLVVGYATPTDSAWPGALEALCRVLP, from the coding sequence ATGACGGATCACCGGGCCACCTCGGACGCCATGGCCGCCTTCGGCACCGACCTCCACCTGGACATCGGCGGCGGCACCGGTCTGCGCGCCGGGCTGATGGACGCCCTGCGCGAGGCCGTCCGCAGCGGCCGTCTCGCCCCCGGGACCCGGCTGCCCTCCTCCCGGACGCTCGCCGCGGACCTCGGCGTGGCCCGCAACACCGTCGCCGACGCCTACGCCGAGCTGGTCGCCGAGGGCTGGCTCACCGCCCGCCAGGGCTCCGGCACCCGCGTCGCCCGCCGCGCCGCCCTCCTCCCGGCGCGCAGGGCGCAGGCGGGCGGCACCTCGCCGCTGCCGTGGCAGCGGGCCCGCGCCCGCGCCCGCACCGGCCGACCGCTGCACACGCTCCACCCCGGCACCCCCGACGTCGGCTCGTTCCCGCGCGCGGAGTGGCTCAAGGCGGCCCGGCGGGCCCTCGCCGACGCCCCGCACGACGCGTTCGGCTACGGCGACCCGCGCGGCCGCCCCGAGCTGCGGGCCGCCCTCGCCGAGTACCTGGCCCGCGCGCGCGGCGTGCACGCCGACCCCGACCGCATCGTGGTGTGCTCCGGCTTCGTCCACGGCCTGATGCTCGTGGGCGGCGTGCTGCGCGCCCGCCGCGTGAGGGACGTCGCCGTCGAGTCGTACGGCCTCGACGTGCACTGGCGGCGACTGGCCGACGCCGGGCTGCGCACGTCGCCGCTGCCGCTCGACGGGCGCGGCACCCGCACCGAGGCGCTCGCGGAGGGCGCCACCGGCCGGCCCGGCGCGGTGCTCATCACGCCCGCCCACCAGTTCCCGCTGGGCGGCGCCCTTCCCCCCGACCGCCGCGCCGCCCTCGTCGACTGGGCGCGCGCCTCCGGCGGGCTCGTCCTGGAGGACGACTACGACGGCGAGTTCCGCTACGACCGGCAGCCCGTGGGCGCCCTCCAGGGCCTCGACCCCGACCGGGTCGTGTACCTCGGCACCGCCAGCAAGTCCCTCGCGCCGGGGCTGCGCCTGGGCTGGATGGTGCTGCCCCCGCACCTGGTGGACGAGGTGGTCGCCGCGAAGGGCGACGTGGAGTGGGCGCCGGGCGCGCTGGACCAGCTGACCCTGGCCAAGTTCCTCGCCTCCGGCGCGTACGACCGCCACGTGCGCTCCATGCGCCTGCGCTACCGGCGCCGCCGCGACCAGCTCGTCACCGCGCTCGCCGCCCGCGCGCCGGGCGTCCGCGTCAGCGGCATCGCCGCCGGCCTGCACGCCGTGCTGGACCTCCCGCCCGGTACCGAACGCCCCGTCCTGCACGCCGCCGCCCTCCAGG
- a CDS encoding carboxymuconolactone decarboxylase family protein: MTTDVTTDATTDATTRAQPADATETTGTAAAPAGLAAEHPARLALADHAPEVYRAMIRLDAAAHKGLDPVLVELVKIRASQLNHCAFCLDMHTKDALAAGESVERIVQLSAWQESRHFYTEKELAALELTEAVTVLTDGFVPDEVYARAAEHFDEVELSHLIASIVVINSWNRIAVTCRSVPGHYTPGRYK, from the coding sequence ATGACGACCGATGTGACGACCGACGCGACGACCGACGCGACGACGCGGGCGCAGCCCGCCGACGCCACCGAGACCACCGGCACCGCCGCCGCACCGGCCGGCCTCGCCGCCGAGCACCCCGCCCGGCTGGCGCTCGCCGACCACGCCCCGGAGGTGTACCGGGCGATGATCAGACTGGACGCCGCCGCCCACAAGGGCCTGGACCCGGTGCTGGTGGAGCTGGTCAAGATCCGCGCCTCGCAGCTCAACCACTGCGCCTTCTGCCTGGACATGCACACCAAGGACGCCCTCGCGGCGGGCGAGTCCGTCGAGCGGATCGTGCAGCTGAGCGCCTGGCAGGAGTCGCGCCACTTCTACACGGAGAAGGAGCTCGCCGCCCTCGAACTGACGGAGGCGGTCACCGTCCTCACGGACGGCTTCGTGCCGGACGAGGTCTACGCGCGGGCGGCCGAGCACTTCGACGAGGTCGAGCTCTCCCACCTGATCGCCTCCATCGTCGTGATCAACTCCTGGAACCGGATCGCCGTGACGTGCCGCTCGGTGCCGGGGCACTACACGCCGGGCCGGTACAAGTGA